From a region of the Acidicapsa acidisoli genome:
- the def gene encoding peptide deformylase, with the protein MILTIVKYPDPVLQQPGEPVTEFDDKLRKFVADMFETMYAAQGIGLAAPQVSISKRITVIDLSNGKDPAKKMVLINPEIIQREGKLYEEEGCLSFPEIREKVVRSAKVRIRAQDEYGKWFEAEGEELLSRCMQHEIDHLDGMLFIFRISSLKRDLALRKIRKMQRAGEW; encoded by the coding sequence ATGATTCTCACCATCGTGAAATATCCCGACCCGGTTCTCCAGCAGCCCGGCGAACCGGTCACCGAGTTCGACGATAAGCTGCGCAAGTTCGTAGCCGACATGTTTGAAACCATGTACGCCGCGCAGGGCATCGGCCTCGCCGCGCCCCAGGTCTCCATCTCCAAGCGCATCACGGTTATCGACCTCAGCAACGGCAAAGACCCAGCCAAAAAGATGGTGCTCATCAATCCGGAGATCATCCAGCGCGAGGGCAAACTCTACGAAGAAGAAGGCTGCCTCAGCTTCCCCGAGATTCGCGAAAAGGTCGTCCGCTCGGCAAAGGTGCGCATCCGCGCTCAGGACGAATACGGCAAGTGGTTCGAGGCCGAGGGCGAAGAACTGCTCTCCCGCTGCATGCAGCATGAGATCGACCACCTGGACGGCATGCTTTTCATCTTCCGCATCAGCAGCCTCAAACGCGACCTCGCCCTGCGCAAAATCCGCAAGATGCAACGCGCCGGCGAGTGGTAG
- the aroC gene encoding chorismate synthase, translating into MIRFETAGESHGEALIALISGLPAGLTVDFDFINRELWRRQQGYGRGGRMKIETDKVHILSGVRHGKTIGSPIAIQIANRDWKNWEEKLPVEAGDLSKHQVVASPRPGHADLPGALKYNFKDARYVLERASARESTSRVAAGAFAKLLLRHLGIEVASHVIRVGRIELERPAAWDEIVAVTEKSEIMLSCVDPETEARMKAEVEETSRTGDTIGGVFEVVVHGLPPGVGTYANWDERLDGLLAWAVMSLQAVKAVEIGRGVTAAESFGSQVHDAIHYGPPELVTETDKPTRFTRHQNNAGGIEGGISNGEDVVVRGYLKPISTLRRPLESVRFDTREATSASYERSDICVVPAAGVAAEAMVAFIIAKEVMEKFGGDSAEELKRNYDGYIQQIRNY; encoded by the coding sequence ATGATCCGTTTCGAAACCGCCGGAGAGTCGCACGGCGAAGCTCTCATTGCGCTCATTTCCGGTTTACCTGCCGGGTTAACTGTCGATTTCGACTTCATCAACCGCGAGCTCTGGCGCCGCCAGCAGGGCTATGGCCGTGGCGGCCGCATGAAGATCGAGACCGACAAGGTCCACATTCTCTCAGGAGTTCGCCACGGCAAGACCATCGGTTCGCCCATCGCGATCCAGATCGCCAACCGCGACTGGAAGAACTGGGAAGAGAAGCTTCCCGTCGAAGCTGGTGACCTCAGCAAGCATCAGGTTGTCGCCTCGCCGCGTCCCGGCCACGCCGACCTGCCCGGCGCTCTGAAATATAACTTCAAAGACGCGCGATACGTGCTGGAGCGCGCATCGGCCCGCGAGTCCACGTCGCGCGTGGCCGCCGGAGCCTTCGCCAAGCTGCTCCTGCGTCATCTCGGCATCGAGGTCGCAAGCCACGTGATCCGCGTGGGCCGCATCGAACTGGAGCGTCCAGCCGCGTGGGATGAAATCGTCGCCGTCACCGAAAAATCGGAGATCATGCTGAGCTGCGTCGACCCCGAGACCGAGGCCCGCATGAAAGCCGAAGTCGAAGAGACCTCCCGCACCGGCGACACCATCGGCGGAGTCTTCGAGGTCGTCGTTCACGGCCTTCCTCCCGGCGTCGGCACCTACGCCAACTGGGATGAACGCCTCGACGGCCTGCTCGCCTGGGCCGTAATGAGCCTGCAGGCAGTGAAAGCTGTCGAAATCGGTCGCGGAGTCACCGCCGCCGAATCCTTTGGCTCCCAGGTCCACGATGCCATCCACTACGGCCCCCCCGAACTTGTAACCGAGACCGACAAGCCAACCCGCTTCACGCGCCATCAAAACAACGCCGGTGGCATCGAAGGCGGCATCTCCAACGGCGAAGACGTAGTTGTGCGCGGTTACCTCAAACCGATCAGCACCCTGCGCCGCCCGCTCGAATCCGTCCGCTTCGACACCCGCGAGGCAACGAGTGCCAGCTACGAGCGTTCCGACATCTGCGTCGTCCCAGCCGCCGGCGTAGCCGCGGAAGCCATGGTAGCCTTCATCATCGCCAAGGAAGTGATGGAGAAATTCGGCGGCGACTCAGCGGAAGAGCTGAAGCGCAACTACGATGGCTACATCCAACAAATCAGGAACTACTAG
- a CDS encoding EVE domain-containing protein, producing MSYFLFKTEPDKYSFDNFLRDQETIWDGVTNPTAVKYLREMPKGTKWIFYHTGEERTAVGTGTVVSVDPADPKVPIVKVKVGKRLKTPKTLTAIKAEPLFAQSPLVIIGRLSVVPLTEDQWRWFVD from the coding sequence ATGAGCTATTTCCTCTTCAAAACCGAACCCGACAAATATTCCTTTGACAACTTCCTCCGCGATCAGGAGACGATTTGGGACGGCGTTACCAATCCCACCGCGGTGAAATACCTGCGCGAAATGCCCAAAGGAACAAAGTGGATCTTCTACCACACCGGCGAAGAACGTACCGCCGTCGGCACCGGGACTGTGGTGAGTGTTGACCCCGCCGACCCCAAAGTTCCCATAGTAAAAGTCAAAGTAGGCAAACGCCTCAAAACACCGAAGACACTCACAGCCATCAAAGCCGAGCCACTCTTCGCCCAGTCGCCGCTGGTCATCATAGGCCGCCTCTCGGTCGTTCCACTAACCGAGGATCAATGGCGTTGGTTCGTAGACTGA
- a CDS encoding putative toxin-antitoxin system toxin component, PIN family, with the protein MRQRVVFDTNTVISALLFVNGRLAWLRAHWRDGGCVPLVSRTTVAELSRVLAYQKFRLSPDDRLELLGDYLPYCETIEAIGHCALICRDANDQQFMDLAQSGAADVLVSGDEDLLAFAGRTAYFIEAPEAYRFRVAGAENDL; encoded by the coding sequence GTGAGGCAGCGGGTTGTCTTTGACACAAATACCGTTATCTCCGCTCTGCTTTTCGTGAACGGCAGATTGGCCTGGCTGAGGGCGCATTGGCGAGATGGTGGCTGTGTGCCGCTGGTTTCACGCACAACCGTTGCAGAACTGAGCCGGGTTCTGGCCTATCAGAAGTTCCGGCTCTCGCCGGACGACCGCCTGGAGCTGCTGGGCGATTATCTGCCTTATTGCGAGACCATTGAGGCAATCGGTCATTGTGCCTTGATTTGCCGCGACGCGAACGATCAGCAATTTATGGATCTCGCTCAGAGTGGAGCTGCTGACGTGCTGGTGAGCGGCGATGAAGATCTGTTGGCCTTCGCTGGGCGAACAGCATATTTCATCGAGGCTCCTGAAGCATATCGGTTCAGAGTCGCCGGCGCTGAAAACGATTTGTAG
- a CDS encoding 3'-5' exoribonuclease YhaM family protein, which yields MKDNYIADLVKLEENQLIESQFLVLSKQQRTTRNAKPYLSLILGDNSGQIESRVWDPTDNRIAQDFGKGDVIKVRAAVSKFEGVLQLKIERLRKLASTEFDRADLLPATTCDIGELWRKLEAAVASFTDSDLQRLVIAVMAVPTVREAFIEAPAAKQLHHAWLGGLLEHVVSLIGLADRVVPHYPMLMRDLILTGVILHDIGKIHELSWQTGFEYTLEGQLLGHIQIGAAMVERTIDSLPDFPPRLKTLVLHVILSHHGKLEFGSPKLPMIPEALMLNFLDDMDAKMQTLASEFQKATRQGKAADEMTDRIWALDQRTMLNSRAWLAESGNG from the coding sequence ATGAAAGATAACTACATCGCCGACCTGGTCAAGCTGGAAGAGAACCAGCTCATAGAAAGCCAATTTTTAGTCCTGAGCAAGCAACAACGGACAACGCGCAACGCCAAACCCTACCTCAGCCTGATTCTCGGCGACAATTCTGGTCAAATCGAATCCCGTGTCTGGGACCCCACCGACAATCGCATTGCCCAGGACTTCGGCAAAGGCGACGTCATCAAGGTCCGCGCCGCAGTCTCAAAGTTCGAAGGCGTCTTGCAGCTCAAAATCGAACGCCTGCGCAAACTGGCGAGCACCGAATTCGACCGCGCGGATCTCCTGCCGGCAACTACGTGCGACATCGGCGAGCTGTGGCGGAAGCTCGAAGCCGCGGTAGCCAGTTTCACCGATTCCGATCTCCAGCGGCTGGTCATTGCCGTAATGGCCGTTCCCACTGTCCGCGAAGCCTTTATCGAAGCCCCGGCAGCGAAGCAGCTTCATCACGCGTGGCTGGGCGGCCTGCTGGAACACGTCGTCAGCCTCATCGGCCTCGCCGACCGCGTCGTTCCGCACTATCCGATGCTGATGCGCGACCTGATTCTGACGGGCGTCATCCTGCACGACATCGGAAAGATTCACGAGCTCTCGTGGCAAACCGGCTTCGAATACACCCTCGAAGGCCAATTGCTCGGCCACATTCAGATCGGCGCAGCCATGGTCGAGAGAACCATCGACAGCCTGCCCGATTTCCCGCCACGCCTGAAGACGCTGGTGCTCCACGTGATCCTCTCGCACCACGGCAAGTTGGAGTTCGGTTCGCCGAAACTTCCAATGATCCCGGAAGCCCTCATGCTCAACTTCCTCGACGACATGGACGCCAAGATGCAGACCCTCGCCAGCGAATTCCAGAAAGCCACACGGCAGGGCAAGGCCGCAGATGAGATGACCGACCGCATCTGGGCGCTGGATCAACGCACGATGCTGAATTCGCGAGCGTGGCTGGCCGAATCTGGAAACGGGTAA
- a CDS encoding peptidylprolyl isomerase, which yields MTLRPDPIFAQISALRLPALLMLGALLVVPGAPAQTKPASAAPESPYGGVTVEDILARVNDQIISRSDYDRAMKEMDDEARQRGATMQQIADGHRDLLRNLIDQQLWLSKGKELSITGDTELVKQLDEIRKQYNLASMDDLEKAAKDQGVSYEDFKAGIRNRIITQEVMREEVGRKVSVTPGEAQRYFEAHKQDYAQPESIHLSEILVGTGSGADGAGSDDPQKLAAAKAKADDIEAKLKAGASFDQLARTSSDGQTAAEGGDLGKFERGKLNKIFEDKTFALKTGDVTEPIRTKQGYVIFKVVEHNPGGTPQYKDVEQQVEEAFFESRMEPAIRSYLTTMREEAFIDIKPGYVDTGASLKETKPVYSAYTPPAPKKKKKVQRTRFRETEHGFRNKSKPALVPVSADTTPAKPAASTAKAAAPITMKPGKKEKIRYGQAPRETLPNAAETKTEDAGALPKEAENNDDAADNPLQPAPPVKKTRFASRAKLPKAAKSKGPQLDNFTPAPPDSGEVADRQTQSAPLGLQGDTSKKTKKKTATATTGQKQRMQDRPKDETPKAPVEMTPAAPAAGAPAPATAPRPDQTATPAPAPAPQQQ from the coding sequence ATGACCTTGCGACCTGATCCAATCTTTGCCCAAATTTCTGCGCTCCGCCTGCCCGCACTTCTGATGCTCGGCGCTTTGCTTGTCGTCCCCGGCGCACCTGCGCAGACCAAACCCGCCAGCGCCGCTCCCGAAAGCCCCTACGGCGGCGTCACGGTCGAGGATATTCTGGCTCGCGTTAACGACCAGATCATCTCTCGTTCGGACTATGACCGGGCAATGAAAGAGATGGACGATGAGGCCCGCCAGCGCGGGGCCACCATGCAGCAGATTGCGGATGGGCACCGGGATCTCCTGCGCAACCTCATCGATCAGCAGCTCTGGCTTTCCAAGGGTAAAGAGCTGAGCATCACGGGCGATACCGAGCTGGTCAAGCAGCTCGACGAAATCCGTAAGCAGTACAATCTTGCGTCGATGGACGATCTGGAAAAGGCGGCCAAGGACCAGGGTGTTTCCTACGAGGATTTCAAGGCCGGCATCCGTAACCGGATCATCACGCAGGAGGTTATGCGCGAAGAGGTTGGGCGCAAAGTTTCCGTCACGCCGGGCGAGGCGCAGCGCTATTTCGAAGCCCACAAGCAGGACTACGCCCAGCCGGAAAGCATTCACTTGAGCGAAATTCTGGTCGGGACCGGCTCGGGAGCAGACGGCGCAGGATCCGACGATCCGCAGAAATTGGCTGCTGCCAAGGCAAAAGCAGACGACATCGAAGCCAAACTGAAAGCCGGAGCCAGCTTCGACCAACTCGCGCGCACTTCGAGCGACGGTCAGACGGCAGCTGAAGGTGGCGATCTGGGCAAGTTCGAGCGCGGCAAGCTCAATAAGATCTTTGAAGACAAGACATTCGCGCTCAAGACCGGCGACGTCACCGAGCCGATCCGCACCAAGCAGGGATACGTCATTTTCAAGGTCGTCGAGCATAATCCCGGCGGCACTCCGCAGTACAAGGACGTGGAGCAGCAAGTCGAAGAGGCCTTTTTCGAAAGCCGCATGGAGCCAGCCATTCGCTCCTATCTGACCACGATGCGAGAAGAGGCCTTCATCGACATCAAACCCGGATACGTCGATACGGGAGCCAGCCTGAAAGAAACCAAGCCGGTTTACAGCGCGTACACCCCGCCAGCGCCGAAGAAAAAGAAGAAGGTGCAGCGCACCCGATTCCGCGAAACCGAGCACGGATTCCGGAACAAGTCCAAACCGGCCCTCGTTCCGGTCTCTGCGGACACGACTCCGGCAAAGCCGGCAGCCAGCACCGCAAAGGCTGCGGCGCCGATTACGATGAAGCCAGGCAAGAAGGAAAAGATCCGCTACGGCCAGGCTCCGCGCGAAACCCTCCCGAATGCCGCCGAAACCAAGACGGAAGACGCAGGCGCACTGCCGAAGGAAGCTGAGAACAACGACGATGCCGCGGATAATCCGCTGCAGCCCGCTCCTCCAGTCAAGAAGACCCGCTTCGCATCACGCGCCAAGCTGCCCAAGGCGGCAAAGTCGAAGGGACCGCAGCTTGATAACTTCACCCCCGCACCTCCCGACTCTGGCGAGGTAGCTGACCGGCAAACTCAGTCCGCGCCGCTCGGGCTTCAGGGAGATACCTCGAAGAAGACCAAGAAAAAGACGGCGACCGCCACCACTGGACAGAAGCAGCGCATGCAGGACCGCCCCAAGGACGAGACTCCCAAGGCACCGGTGGAGATGACGCCGGCCGCGCCAGCTGCGGGTGCTCCTGCCCCGGCTACCGCTCCCAGGCCAGATCAGACCGCGACCCCTGCTCCTGCACCGGCTCCTCAGCAGCAGTAG
- a CDS encoding S41 family peptidase has product MNPRARRAIFSLALFFSVCAIVGTLLQGRVGAQSAADESQLRDSLKEFTNVYALVEQNYAEPIKGDKADTVIYDGAIPGMLRVLDPHSSFHDPKDYAKMQEDQRGHYYGVGMLIQQQQNKIYVRTPYEGTPSFRAGLKPGDIIASVDGKSADGMTSEMVAKALKGPKGTHVAITTIREGQSKPLSFDLVRDEIPHPSVDLKYEIRPGVGYIHLTNFQQTTAKEVEEAVDSFGDLKGLVFDLRGNPGGLLSQAVEVCDHLLAKGQNIVSQRGRAYPDQVYTATHGNGGHTFPIVVIVNRNTASAAEIVSGALQDHDRALIVGETTFGKGLVQTVYNLSENTGLALTTYHYYTPSGRLIQRDYRGVSLYDYYNHANALPADNTNKEVKLTDSGRTVYGGGGITPDEKIEPPKSNPFMDTLLYRDVFFHFAPHYLVNHTVGPDFKVDDAVISDFKQFLTSENIPWTNEDLTGPMDWIKTNIKAELETSQSGQLQGLRVRADWDPMIQKAVSYLPEAQALEDNAHKVLAQKAEARSGATN; this is encoded by the coding sequence ATGAATCCCCGCGCCCGCCGGGCCATTTTTTCTCTCGCACTTTTCTTCAGCGTCTGCGCAATTGTCGGCACCCTGCTTCAGGGGAGGGTCGGCGCTCAATCCGCCGCAGACGAGTCGCAACTGCGCGACAGCCTGAAGGAATTCACCAACGTCTACGCTCTGGTGGAGCAGAACTACGCTGAGCCGATCAAAGGCGACAAGGCGGACACGGTCATCTATGACGGCGCGATCCCGGGAATGCTGCGGGTGCTCGATCCGCACTCCAGCTTCCACGATCCAAAGGACTACGCCAAGATGCAGGAGGATCAGCGCGGCCACTATTACGGTGTGGGCATGCTGATCCAGCAGCAACAGAACAAGATTTACGTCCGCACTCCGTACGAGGGCACGCCGTCTTTTCGCGCCGGACTGAAGCCCGGCGACATCATCGCGTCGGTTGACGGCAAGAGCGCCGACGGCATGACCTCGGAGATGGTCGCAAAGGCGCTCAAGGGACCCAAAGGAACGCACGTCGCGATCACCACGATCCGCGAAGGGCAGAGCAAGCCGCTTTCGTTCGACCTGGTGCGGGATGAGATTCCGCATCCGTCGGTCGATCTGAAGTATGAAATTCGTCCTGGCGTCGGCTATATTCACCTGACCAACTTCCAGCAGACCACCGCGAAGGAAGTGGAAGAGGCAGTGGACAGCTTCGGCGATCTGAAGGGACTGGTCTTCGACCTCCGCGGCAATCCCGGCGGGCTGCTCAGCCAGGCTGTCGAGGTCTGTGACCATCTGCTGGCGAAGGGTCAGAACATCGTCTCGCAGCGCGGACGCGCCTATCCCGATCAGGTGTACACGGCGACCCACGGTAACGGCGGACACACCTTCCCAATCGTGGTTATCGTCAATCGCAACACGGCTTCGGCTGCGGAGATCGTCTCTGGCGCGCTGCAGGATCATGACCGCGCTCTGATCGTCGGCGAAACCACCTTCGGCAAGGGCCTGGTTCAGACCGTTTACAACCTCTCGGAAAACACCGGCCTCGCGCTGACGACGTATCACTACTACACTCCGTCGGGACGGCTGATCCAACGGGATTACCGGGGCGTCTCGCTCTACGACTACTACAACCACGCCAACGCGCTGCCGGCCGACAACACCAACAAGGAAGTAAAGCTGACCGACTCCGGGCGCACCGTCTACGGCGGCGGCGGCATCACTCCGGACGAAAAGATCGAGCCGCCGAAGTCCAATCCCTTCATGGATACGCTGCTTTACCGCGACGTCTTCTTCCACTTCGCCCCGCATTATCTGGTCAATCACACGGTCGGACCCGATTTCAAGGTGGACGACGCCGTAATCAGCGACTTCAAGCAATTCCTTACCAGCGAGAACATCCCCTGGACGAACGAAGACCTGACCGGCCCGATGGATTGGATCAAGACCAATATCAAGGCCGAGCTTGAGACAAGCCAGAGCGGCCAGTTGCAGGGTCTACGCGTCCGCGCCGACTGGGACCCGATGATCCAGAAGGCCGTAAGCTATCTTCCCGAAGCGCAGGCGCTTGAGGACAATGCACACAAAGTCCTGGCGCAGAAAGCTGAAGCGAGAAGCGGGGCAACGAATTAA
- the dnaJ gene encoding molecular chaperone DnaJ has product MATRNTVSKADYYEVLGVTREASEAELKAAYRKLAMKYHPDRNPGDPKAEERFKETSEAYGVLSDAEKRAAYDRYGHASTSTGFNGGSPFGDATDLGDIFGDLFGEMFGGGGQRRGSRVQRGEDLRYDITIEFEDAVFGKETEIKVRRRENCAACRGTGTSTGRGPSVCATCQGRGQLRYQQGFFSVARACSNCGGSGTVITDPCTTCRGETRVVREFKMNVKVPAGVEDGTRIRYSGEGESGRFGGPRGDLYVVLTVRPHDFFERDGYDLHCVVPISFPQAALGAEIQIPALDGEVTLRVPEGTQSGKEFRIRNHGVPHLNESGRGDLVVEVMVQTPKKLSRTQRELVRQLAESMEVENKPASRNMLNKMKDLFS; this is encoded by the coding sequence ATGGCAACCAGGAATACTGTGAGCAAAGCAGACTACTACGAAGTCCTCGGGGTCACGCGAGAGGCCAGCGAGGCAGAGCTGAAGGCCGCCTATCGCAAGCTGGCGATGAAATATCACCCCGACCGCAACCCCGGCGACCCCAAGGCTGAAGAGCGCTTCAAGGAAACCAGTGAAGCCTACGGCGTACTGAGCGACGCGGAGAAGCGCGCAGCCTATGATCGCTATGGCCATGCCTCGACGAGCACCGGATTCAATGGCGGTTCTCCGTTCGGAGACGCGACCGATCTGGGCGACATCTTTGGCGATCTCTTCGGCGAGATGTTCGGCGGGGGCGGACAGCGGCGTGGTTCGCGGGTGCAACGCGGCGAAGATCTGCGCTATGACATCACCATCGAGTTCGAGGACGCGGTCTTCGGCAAAGAGACCGAGATCAAGGTGCGCCGCCGTGAAAACTGCGCCGCATGCCGTGGAACAGGCACAAGCACCGGCCGCGGACCGTCGGTCTGCGCCACCTGCCAGGGACGCGGCCAGTTGCGCTACCAGCAGGGCTTCTTCTCCGTGGCGCGCGCATGCAGCAACTGCGGCGGATCGGGCACTGTGATCACCGACCCCTGCACCACCTGCCGGGGCGAGACACGCGTTGTGCGCGAGTTCAAGATGAACGTCAAGGTGCCCGCTGGCGTCGAAGACGGAACGCGCATTCGTTACTCTGGCGAGGGCGAGTCAGGACGCTTCGGCGGCCCGCGCGGCGATCTTTATGTAGTGCTGACCGTTCGTCCTCACGACTTCTTCGAGCGCGACGGCTATGATCTGCACTGTGTTGTGCCGATCTCGTTCCCACAGGCAGCGCTCGGCGCGGAGATTCAGATTCCCGCTCTCGATGGCGAAGTAACCTTGCGCGTGCCAGAAGGAACCCAGAGCGGCAAGGAGTTCCGCATCCGCAACCACGGCGTGCCTCACCTGAACGAAAGCGGTCGCGGCGACTTGGTCGTCGAAGTAATGGTGCAGACCCCAAAGAAGCTTTCCCGCACACAACGCGAACTCGTGCGCCAGCTCGCGGAAAGCATGGAAGTCGAGAACAAACCCGCTTCGCGCAATATGCTGAACAAGATGAAGGACCTGTTCAGCTAG
- the grpE gene encoding nucleotide exchange factor GrpE, whose translation MAEQENEYGVTQAVDSDVLTQEEGTQSEAKAGVVEIAEAAPSISPEQFAALKTERDQLLDRLARLQAEFDNARKRQEREKQDFRDYATGSVVEQFLPVLDNFALALNATGSAEQLRTGVELIVKQMDEALKQLQVQAIPTVGQQFDPRVHEALGSVERDDLPDHSVAEEIRKGYRIRERLLRPAMVRIVSNPKQTEA comes from the coding sequence ATGGCAGAGCAGGAAAATGAGTACGGAGTAACGCAGGCAGTGGATTCGGATGTGCTGACCCAGGAAGAGGGCACGCAGAGCGAGGCAAAGGCCGGAGTGGTCGAGATCGCGGAAGCGGCGCCGTCAATTAGCCCGGAGCAGTTCGCCGCGTTGAAAACTGAGCGGGATCAGCTGCTCGACCGGCTGGCGCGTTTGCAGGCTGAGTTTGACAACGCCCGTAAGCGGCAGGAGCGTGAGAAGCAGGATTTTCGCGACTACGCGACAGGCTCGGTCGTCGAACAGTTCCTGCCCGTCCTGGACAATTTCGCGCTGGCGCTGAATGCGACTGGCTCCGCCGAGCAGTTGCGCACCGGTGTCGAGTTGATTGTGAAGCAAATGGATGAGGCGCTGAAGCAGCTCCAGGTGCAGGCGATTCCGACGGTCGGCCAGCAGTTCGACCCGCGCGTGCACGAGGCGCTTGGTTCGGTCGAGCGCGACGATCTGCCGGACCATTCCGTAGCCGAGGAGATTCGCAAGGGCTACCGCATTCGCGAGCGCCTGCTGCGCCCAGCCATGGTGCGCATCGTTTCCAATCCCAAACAGACTGAAGCATAA
- the hrcA gene encoding heat-inducible transcriptional repressor HrcA has translation MHEFRVSPRERLVLTAIIEIYIATGEPVSSQAVARYFENKDGLSSATIRNVMAVLGDTGLLDQPHTSAGRVPTPLAFRYHVAQLQQSSRGASTAPASQLNQLSEQRREQIDDSFAGVNSPLQYLERTSHVLALISNGLGVAVANAQSAVQQILEHIHFSRLSTGRVLAVLVTKAGAVQDRVLTIDRELSYDDLEIAARYLNENFRGWPLDRIRVEVARRIEAEQAEYQNRLRALDELCRQGALAGEAAGPMIYVEGMANLLAGELDRERLRQMLLAMEAKQRLVELLNAYVDARQHEVRVVVGLDEAMPAMQDLVLVGAPARFGAENMGTVAVIAPTRMQYQEMIQAVSYIARLSDRVLSERPPLDRVSDGPPQ, from the coding sequence ATGCACGAGTTTCGCGTCAGTCCGCGAGAGCGGCTGGTGCTCACGGCCATCATCGAGATCTACATCGCGACCGGCGAACCGGTCTCGTCCCAGGCTGTGGCCCGTTATTTCGAAAACAAGGATGGGCTGAGTTCCGCGACCATTCGGAATGTGATGGCCGTGCTCGGCGATACCGGCCTACTGGACCAGCCGCACACCTCCGCGGGCCGCGTCCCGACCCCACTAGCCTTCCGCTACCATGTCGCCCAATTGCAGCAGTCCTCGCGTGGCGCTTCGACGGCGCCCGCCAGCCAGTTGAATCAATTAAGCGAACAGCGGCGCGAGCAGATCGACGACAGCTTTGCCGGGGTGAACTCTCCCTTGCAGTATCTGGAGCGCACATCGCACGTGCTGGCGCTGATTTCAAACGGCTTGGGCGTCGCCGTGGCAAATGCCCAGTCGGCTGTGCAGCAGATTCTGGAGCATATTCATTTTTCGCGGCTGTCGACCGGGCGTGTCCTCGCGGTGCTGGTGACCAAGGCCGGCGCGGTGCAGGACCGCGTGCTGACGATCGACCGGGAGCTGAGTTACGACGATCTCGAGATCGCAGCGCGGTATCTGAACGAGAATTTCCGGGGCTGGCCGCTGGATCGGATTCGCGTCGAAGTGGCGCGGCGCATAGAAGCCGAGCAGGCCGAGTATCAGAATCGCCTGCGCGCGCTCGATGAACTTTGCCGCCAGGGAGCGCTGGCCGGAGAAGCAGCAGGTCCGATGATTTATGTCGAAGGCATGGCCAATCTGTTGGCGGGAGAACTGGATCGCGAGCGGCTCCGCCAGATGCTCTTGGCGATGGAAGCGAAGCAGCGGCTGGTAGAACTTCTGAATGCCTATGTGGATGCGCGCCAGCACGAGGTGCGGGTCGTGGTCGGCCTGGATGAAGCAATGCCTGCGATGCAGGATTTAGTGCTGGTGGGCGCTCCTGCCCGGTTTGGTGCGGAGAACATGGGCACAGTAGCTGTAATTGCACCAACGCGTATGCAATATCAGGAAATGATTCAGGCGGTCAGCTACATTGCGAGGCTCTCGGATCGCGTGCTTTCGGAGCGGCCGCCGCTGGATCGTGTTTCGGACGGGCCTCCGCAATAG